A region of Ochrobactrum quorumnocens DNA encodes the following proteins:
- a CDS encoding HAD family hydrolase, translating into MSAVNSKPIIVFDLDGTLVETAPDLLDSLNHCLAISGLQTADKDSLRRFVGQGGRVMIERAFAAQQKQVDDAKLDHLVEEFREHYAAHMPGHSTFYPGVLEAMDRFSANGYTLAVCTNKFEALSVKLLTSMGEAHRFAAICGADTFAFRKPDPRHLTETILKANGNRDRAVMVGDSRTDIDTAKAAGIPVVAVDFGYTDLPVQHYEPSRVISHYDEFTLEMAEQLLEAVADRV; encoded by the coding sequence ATGTCCGCTGTAAATTCCAAGCCTATCATCGTTTTCGATCTCGACGGCACACTGGTTGAAACAGCACCGGACCTTTTGGACAGCTTAAATCATTGTCTCGCAATTTCAGGTTTGCAAACTGCTGACAAGGATTCCCTGCGCCGCTTTGTTGGACAAGGAGGTCGCGTCATGATCGAGCGCGCCTTTGCTGCACAGCAAAAGCAGGTTGACGATGCGAAACTCGATCATCTGGTCGAAGAATTCCGCGAGCATTATGCAGCACATATGCCAGGACATTCGACGTTTTATCCGGGCGTTCTCGAAGCTATGGATCGCTTCTCCGCAAACGGATATACACTCGCCGTATGTACAAATAAGTTTGAAGCCCTTTCCGTCAAACTTCTGACGTCAATGGGCGAAGCGCACCGCTTTGCTGCTATCTGCGGCGCAGACACATTTGCTTTCCGCAAACCCGATCCGCGTCATCTGACGGAGACGATCCTCAAAGCCAATGGCAACCGTGACCGCGCAGTGATGGTTGGAGACAGCCGCACCGATATCGATACAGCTAAAGCCGCAGGTATTCCTGTCGTCGCAGTTGATTTCGGTTATACTGATCTCCCAGTCCAGCATTATGAACCGAGCCGCGTTATCTCTCATTATGATGAGTTTACGCTTGAAATGGCTGAACAGCTTTTGGAAGCCGTTGCAGACAGGGTGTGA